The Cellulophaga sp. L1A9 genome window below encodes:
- a CDS encoding adenylosuccinate synthetase, protein MKKAKIVIGLGFGDEGKGITTDFLCSQNPEAIVIRFSGGQQAAHTVLLEGKKHVHSSFASGALRGLPSYFSEHCTVHPTLLFNEFQELNFLGGNTTLYIHPLAKITTPFDVFQNRNNTKNLTHGTCGKGVGATMKRNEGPFKLYAIDLIGPRNLLLEKLKQIGNYYGFQYDENFKNDVAYYLDCIDHIDWKIEDYTFLNNYSTLIFEGSQGILLDMNHGTFPHVTYANTSSKNAIEICDALEIKDIEMYYVTRCYSTRHGNGYMPNEQKIVLKNNEEETCTYNEFQKELRTGLLDTDLLLHSLKIDQIYSKATRANLIITCLDQYQHKIDFKKLALNFTNMYGSYSPYAKDFQKINPQHLLDKEA, encoded by the coding sequence ATGAAAAAAGCAAAAATTGTTATTGGTTTGGGTTTTGGCGATGAAGGAAAAGGAATTACAACTGATTTCTTGTGCAGTCAAAACCCAGAAGCCATCGTGATTCGTTTTTCTGGGGGGCAGCAAGCAGCACATACCGTACTCTTGGAGGGTAAAAAACATGTTCACTCTAGTTTTGCCAGTGGGGCGCTAAGAGGCTTACCCTCCTACTTTTCGGAACATTGTACGGTACACCCAACCCTGCTATTTAACGAGTTTCAAGAACTTAACTTTTTAGGTGGCAATACTACCTTATATATACACCCTTTAGCAAAAATTACCACTCCTTTTGATGTATTTCAAAACAGGAATAACACAAAGAACTTAACACACGGTACTTGCGGCAAAGGAGTTGGTGCCACAATGAAAAGAAACGAAGGTCCTTTTAAGCTTTACGCCATAGACCTCATAGGACCACGGAATTTATTGCTAGAGAAATTAAAACAAATTGGAAATTATTATGGTTTTCAATATGATGAAAATTTCAAGAATGATGTTGCTTATTATTTAGATTGTATTGATCATATAGATTGGAAAATTGAAGACTATACGTTTTTAAATAATTACTCTACATTAATTTTTGAAGGAAGTCAAGGTATATTGCTTGATATGAATCATGGTACTTTCCCACATGTTACCTATGCCAATACAAGCTCAAAAAATGCCATAGAAATATGTGACGCATTAGAGATTAAAGATATTGAAATGTATTATGTAACTAGGTGTTATAGCACTAGACATGGCAATGGTTACATGCCCAATGAACAAAAAATTGTATTGAAAAATAACGAAGAAGAAACCTGCACCTATAATGAGTTTCAAAAGGAACTAAGAACAGGACTATTAGATACGGACCTTCTTTTACACAGTTTAAAAATTGACCAAATTTATTCTAAAGCAACCCGAGCCAATTTAATTATAACATGCTTAGACCAATACCAGCACAAAATAGATTTTAAGAAATTAGCCCTAAATTTTACTAATATGTACGGTTCTTATTCTCCTTATGCTAAAGATTTCCAGAAAATTAACCCTCAACACTTACTAGATAAAGAGGCCTAA
- a CDS encoding NAD-dependent epimerase/dehydratase family protein, with protein sequence MQKSILIIGACGQIGTELTFALREKHGNENVIASDIREGNADLMASGPFEILDATNYEAIENVVMHYEIEEVYLMAAMLSATAEKFPMRAWNLNMNSLFNVLNLAKEKKISKLFWPSSIAVFGPNTPKEHTEQNTIMEPSTVYGISKQSGERWCEYYCNKFGVDVRSVRYPGLISWKTLPGGGTTDYAVEIYHKALAEKKYSCFLKEDTLLPMMFMDDAIRATINIMETPAEKIKIRSSYNLAAMTFNPSEIYESIKTHVPDFEISYAPDFRQQIADSWPSSINDDKAQEDWGWKPEFDLEKTTLEMLKNLK encoded by the coding sequence ATGCAGAAGTCTATTTTAATTATTGGCGCTTGTGGGCAAATTGGAACTGAGCTAACCTTTGCACTGCGCGAAAAACATGGAAATGAAAATGTCATTGCAAGTGATATTCGTGAAGGTAATGCCGATTTAATGGCTTCTGGCCCTTTTGAAATCCTAGATGCTACCAACTACGAAGCAATAGAAAATGTGGTAATGCATTATGAAATTGAAGAAGTATACCTCATGGCAGCAATGCTCAGTGCTACAGCAGAGAAATTTCCTATGCGTGCATGGAATTTAAATATGAATTCTCTTTTCAATGTCTTAAACTTGGCGAAGGAAAAAAAAATAAGTAAGCTATTTTGGCCTTCATCTATTGCTGTTTTTGGACCAAATACCCCAAAAGAGCACACAGAACAAAATACCATTATGGAACCTAGTACCGTTTACGGAATTAGCAAACAATCTGGAGAGCGCTGGTGTGAGTATTATTGTAATAAATTTGGTGTAGACGTACGAAGCGTTAGATATCCTGGTTTAATTAGCTGGAAAACTTTGCCCGGCGGAGGAACAACAGATTATGCTGTAGAAATATACCATAAGGCATTAGCCGAAAAAAAATATTCTTGTTTCTTAAAAGAAGATACCTTACTCCCAATGATGTTTATGGATGATGCCATCCGAGCTACCATAAATATTATGGAAACCCCTGCTGAAAAAATTAAGATACGCTCTAGTTATAATTTAGCGGCAATGACTTTTAATCCGTCAGAAATATATGAGAGTATTAAAACCCATGTTCCTGATTTTGAAATTAGCTATGCGCCAGATTTCAGACAGCAAATTGCGGACTCTTGGCCTTCTAGCATCAATGATGATAAAGCGCAAGAAGATTGGGGTTGGAAACCTGAATTTGACTTAGAAAAAACAACCCTTGAAATGCTGAAAAACTTAAAATAG